The Chanos chanos chromosome 16, fChaCha1.1, whole genome shotgun sequence genome has a window encoding:
- the LOC115829568 gene encoding myosin-9 isoform X3, translated as MSDADKFLYVDRNMVNNPLIQADWATKKLVWVPSERLGFEAGSIKEERGDEVMVELSDSGKKVKVNKDDIQKMNPPKFSKVEDMAELTCLNEASVLHNLKERYYSGLIYTYSGLFCVVINPYKNLPIYSEEIIEMYKGKKRHEMPPHIYAITDSAYRSMMQDREDQSILCTGESGAGKTENTKKVIQYLAHVASSHKTKKDQGELEKQLLQANPILEAFGNAKTVKNDNSSRFGKFIRINFDVNGYIVGANIETYLLEKSRAIRQAKDERTFHIFYYLLTGAGDKRRSELCLENYNNYRFLSNGNVTIPGQQDKDLFVETMESMRIMGIPEDEQTGLLKVVSAVLQLGNMTFKKERHSDQASMPDDTAAQKVCHLMGMNVTDFARAILSPRIKVGRDYVQKAQTQEQAEFAVEALAKATYERMFRWLVMRINKALDKTKRQGASFIGILDIAGFEIFELNSFEQLCINYTNEKLQQLFNHTMFILEQEEYQREGIEWSFIDFGLDLQPCIDLIEKPANPPGILALLDEECWFPKATDKSFVEKVLQEQGTHPKFHKPKKLKDEADFCIIHYAGKVDYKADEWLMKNMDPLNDNVATLLNQSTDKFVSELWKDVDRIVGLDKVAGMSEMPGAFKTRKGMFRTVGQLYKEQLAKLMATLRNTNPNFVRCIIPNHEKKAGKLDPHLVLEQLRCNGVLEGIRICRQGFPNRIVFQEFRQRYEILTPNAIPKGFMDGKQACVLMIKALELDPNLYRIGQSKVFFRAGVLAHLEEERDMKITDVIISFQAWCRGYVARKAFAKRQQQLTAMRVIQRNCAAYLKLRNWQWWRLFTKVKPLLQVSRQEEEMQAKDEELTKVKEKQQLAEQQLQEMETKQAQLNAEKMALQEQLQAEMDLCAEADEMRNRLVAKKQELEEILHDLEARVEEEEERANQLQAEKKKMQQNITDLEQQLDEEEAARQKLQLERVTMEAKLKKVEEDVMVLDDQNNKLNKEKKLLEERISEFTTNLAEEEEKSKSLQKLKNKHEAMITDLEDRLRREEKMRQELEKNRRKLEGDSTELHDQIAELQAQIAELRAQLAKKEEELQEALARIEEEAAQKNLAQKKIRELEAQLSELQEDLELERAARTKAEKHRRDLSEELEALKTELEDTLDSTAAQQELRAKRETEVAHLKKTLDDEAKVHEQQLLEMRQKHSQAFDELNEQLEQAKRNKVSVEKTKQALESERNELQIELQTLMQGKGESENRRKKAEAQVQELQVKHAESERQRVELAERVAKLQVELDNVNGLLSEAEGKSIKVSKDCTAVESQLQDVQELLQEETRQKLALNTRLRQMEDEQNSLREQLEEEEESKRNVEKQLLTVQGQLADMRKRVEQDAGSLETAEEGKKRLQRELESVTQRLEEKASAYDKLDKTKTRLQQELDDMLVDQDHLRQIVSNLEKKQKKFDQMLAEEKSISARYAEERDRAEAEAREKETRALALTRELETLSDSKDELERANKLLRAEMEDLVSSKDDVGKSVHELEKSKRGMEQQLEEMRTQLEELEDELQATEDAKLRLEVNMQAMKAQYERDLQGRDEMGEEKRKQLIKQVREMEMELEDERKQRSIAVAARKKMELDLKELEAAIDMANKNRDEALKQLKKLQAQMKDVLRELEDTRMSREEILAQSKENEKKLKSMEADMIQLQEELAAAERAKRQAQQERDELQDELNNQAGKSSLNSEERRRLEARIAQLEEELEEEQCNTELVNDRLKRALLQTDQINVELTAERSTSQRLEGARSQLERQNKELKLKLTELEGTVKSKYKATIGALEAKIAQLEEQLDIETRERAQASKLVRRTEKRLKEVILQAEDERRNAEQQKDQADKLNSRMKQLKRQLEEAEEEAQRANANRRKLQRELEDATESADAMNREVSSLKSKLRRGDLPYTMRRIVSRTGGIESDEESEPKSETPEPKPE; from the exons ATGTCGGATGCAGACAAGTTCCTGTACGTGGACCGCAACATGGTCAACAACCCACTGATACAGGCGGACTGGGCCACCAAGAAACTGGTATGGGTTCCGTCGGAACGCCTGGGTTTCGAGGCCGGCTCCATAAAGGAGGAACGGGGCGACGAGGTCATGGTGGAGCTGTCCGACTCCGGGAAGAAAGTGAAGGTGAACAAAGACGACATCCAGAAAATGAACCCGCCCAAATTCAGCAAGGTGGAGGACATGGCCGAGCTGACCTGTCTGAACGAGGCGTCTGTGCTCCACAACCTGAAGGAGCGATACTATTCAGGGCTCatctat ACATACTCAGGGCTTTTCTGTGTGGTGATCAACCCATATAAAAACCTGCCTATCTACTCAGAGGAGATCATTGAGATGTATAAAGGCAAAAAGCGTCACGAGATGCCCCCACACATCTATGCTATTACGGACTCTGCCTACAGAAGCATGATGCAAG ATCGTGAAGATCAGTCTATTCTGTGCAC AGGTGAGTCTGGagcagggaaaacagagaacacCAAGAAGGTCATTCAGTATCTGGCGCACGTCGCCTCTTCTCACAAGACCAAGAAAGACCAG GGGGAGCTAGAGAAGCAGTTGCTGCAGGCTAACCCAATCCTTGAGGCCTTTGGTAACGCCAAGACGGTGAAGAACGATAACTCCTCAAGATTC GGTAAATTCATTCGAATCAACTTCGACGTCAATGGCTACATCGTCGGTGCTAACATTGAGACCT ACCTGCTGGAGAAATCTCGTGCAATTCGCCAGGCCAAAGACGAGAGAACCTTCCATATTTTCTACTACCTGCTTACTGGAGCTGGAGACAAGAGGCGAT ctgagcTATGCCTGGAGAACTACAACAACTACCGTTTCCTGTCCAATGGTAACGTGACCATCCCTGGCCAGCAGGACAAAGACCTCTTCGTTGAGACCATGGAGTCCATGAGGATCATGGGAATTCCCGAGGATGAGCAAACGG gtCTTTTGAAGGTAGTGTCTGCAGTTCTTCAGCTTGGTAACATGACCTTTAAGAAGGAGCGTCACTCCGACCAGGCCTCCATGCCTGATGACACAG CTGCCCAGAAGGTATGCCATCTCATGGGCATGAACGTGACGGACTTCGCCCGCGCCATCCTGTCGCCCAGGATCAAAGTGGGCCGGGACTACGTGCAGAAGGCTCAGACCCAGGAGCAGGCGGAGTTCGCGGTGGAGGCTCTGGCCAAAGCCACGTACGAGAGGATGTTCCGGTGGCTCGTCATGCGCATCAACAAAGCCCTGGACAAGACCAAACGCCAGGGAGCCTCCTTCATCGGCATCCTGGACATCGCCGGGTTCGAGATCTTTGAG ctGAACTCGTTTGAGCAGTTGTGTATTAATTACACTAACGAGAAGCTGCAGCAGTTGTTCAATCACACCATGTTCATCCTGGAGCAGGAAGAGTACCAGCGCGAGGGCATCGAGTGGAGCTTCATCGATTTTGGCCTGGACCTGCAGCCCTGCATCGACCTCATTGAGAAGCCA GCCAATCCTCCGGGTATTCTGGCCTTGCTTGATGAAGAATGTTGGTTCCCCAAAGCTACAGACAAGAGCTTTGTGGAAAAGGTTCTCCAGGAGCAGGGAACACACCCCAAGTTCCACAAGCCCAAGAAACTGAAGGACGAAGCAGACTTCTGCATCATCCACTACGCCGGAAAG GTGGACTATAAAGCAGATGAATGGCTGATGAAGAACATGGACCCGCTGAATGACAACGTGGCCACTCTACTCAACCAATCAACTGACAAGTTTGTGTCCGAACTCTGGAAGGATG tggaccGTATCGTGGGCCTGGATAAGGTGGCAGGCATGTCCGAGATGCCAGGAGCCTTTAAGACCCGTAAGGGAATGTTCCGGACCGTGGGTCAGCTCTATAAGGAGCAGCTCGCCAAACTCATGGCCACTCTGAGAAACACCAACCCCAACTTCGTCCGCTGTATCATCCCCAACCACGAGAAAAAG GCGGGTAAACTGGACCCCCACCTGGTTCTGGAGCAGCTGAGATGTAACGGTGTCTTGGAGGGGATCCGTATCTGCAGACAGGGTTTCCCCAATCGTATCGTCTTCCAAGAGTTCAGGCAGAG ATATGAGATCCTCACCCCCAATGCCATCCCTAAGGGCTTCATGGATGGCAAACAGGCCTGTGTGCTCATG aTCAAGGCTCTGGAGTTGGACCCCAACCTGTACCGGATCGGTCAGAGCAAAGTGTTCTTCCGGGCCGGAGTCCTGGCCCATCTGGAGGAGGAGCGCGACATGAAGATCACTGACGTCATCATCAGCTTCCAGGCCTGGTGCCGTGGTTACGTCGCCCGAAA ggcGTTTGCTAAGCGACAGCAGCAGCTGACAGCCATGAGAGTGATCCAGAGGAACTGTGCCGCCTACCTGAAACTCCGGAACTGGCAGTGGTGGAGACTCTTCACTAAG GTGAAGCCGCTGCTGCAGGTGAGTCGTCAGGAGGAGGAGATGCAGGCCAAGGATGAGGAGCTGACGAAGGTGAAGGAGAAACAGCAGCTGGCTGAGCAGCAGCTCCAGGAGATGGAAACCAAGCAAGCACAG CTGAACGCTGAGAAGATGGCCCTGCAGGAGCAGCTCCAGGCAGAGATGGACCTGTGCGCTGAGGCCGACGAGATGAGGAACCGTCTGGTGGCCAAGAagcaggagctggaggagaTCCTCCACGACCTGGAGGCccgggtggaggaggaggaggagcgagccAACCAGCTGCAGGCCGAGAAGAAGAAGATGCAACAGAACATCACG GATCTGGAGCAGCAGctggatgaggaggaggctgcAAGGCAGAAGCTCCAGCTGGAGAGGGTTACCATGGAGGCCAAACTgaagaaggtggaggaggacGTGATGGTGCTTGACGACCAGAACAACAAACTCAACAAG GAGAAGAAACTTCTGGAAGAGAGGATCTCCGAGTTCACCACCAACCTGgccgaggaggaggagaagtcCAAGAGTCTGCAGAAACTCAAGAACAAACACGAGGCAATGATCACTGACTTGGAGG ACCGTCTgcggagagaggagaagatgagGCAGGAGCTGGAGAAGAACAGGAGGAAGCTGGAGGGCGACTCCACCGAGCTCCACGACCAGATCGCCGAGCTGCAGGCCCAGATCGCTGAGCTCCGCGCCCAACTCGCCAAAAAAGAGGAGGAGCTCCAGGAGGCTCTGGCAAG gatTGAGGAGGAGGCAGCCCAGAAGAACCTGGCCCAGAAGAAGATCCGTGAGCTGGAGGCTCAGCTGTCGGAGCTTCAGGAGGATCTGGAGTTGGAGCGCGCCGCCCGCACCAAAGCGGAGAAACACCGCCGAGACCTGAGCGAGGAGCTAGAGGCTCTGAAGACTGAACTGGAAGACACACTGGACTCCACCGCCGCCCAACAGGAGCTCAG GGCTAAACGTGAGACAGAGGTAGCACATTTGAAGAAGACTCTGGACGATGAAGCCAAAGTTCATGAGCAGCAGTTGTTGGAGATGAGACAGAAGCACAGCCAGGCCTTCGACGAACTCAACGAACAACTGGAGCAGGCCAAGAGG AATAAGGTTTCAGTGGAGAAGACCAAGCAGGCTCTGGAGAGTGAGAGGAACGAGCTGCAGATTGAACTCCAGACGCTGATGCAGGGTAAAGGAGAGTCTGAGAACCGCAGGAAGAAAGCGGAGGCTCAGGTCCAGGAGCTGCAGGTCAAACACGCCGAGAGCGAGAGACAGCGCGTAGAACTGGCCGAAAGAGTGGCCAAGCTACAG GTGGAACTGGACAACGTGAACGGTCTGCTGAGCGAAGCAGAGGGCAAATCCATCAAAGTGTCGAAAGACTGCACCGCCGTGGAGTCTCAGCTCCAGGACGTACAg GAACTGCTCCAAGAGGAGACCAGACAGAAACTCGCCCTCAACACACGTCTGCGGCAGATGGAGGATGAACAGAACAGCCTGAGAGAGCaactggaggaagaggaggagagtaaGAGGAATGTGGAGAAACAGCTCCTTACTGTGCAGggccag ctggcTGATATGAGGAAGAGGGTGGAGCAGGATGCGGGCAGTCTGGAGACTGCTGAGGAAGGGAAGAAGAGGCttcagagagaactggagagcgTCACTCAAAGGCTGGAGGAGAAGGCCTCAGCCTATGACAAACTGGACAAGACCAAGACCCGCCTCCAGCAGGAGCTGGACGACATGCTGGTGGACCAGGACCACCTGAGACAGATCGTCTCCAACctggagaagaaacagaagaagttCGACCAG ATGCTGGCCGAGGAGAAGTCCATCTCCGCGCGTTACGCCGAGGAACGAGACAGGGCCGAGGCTGAagccagagagaaggagaccCGCGCCCTGGCGCTGACCCGCGAGCTGGAGACGCTGTCGGACTCGAAGGACGAGCTGGAGCGCGCCAACAAACTGCTCCGCGCCGAAATGGAGGACCTGGTCTCCTCCAAGGACGATGTCGGCAAGAGC GTGCACGAGCTGGAGAAGTCGAAGAGAGGCATGGAGCAGCAGTTGGAGGAGATGCGGACCCagctggaggagctggaggacgAGCTGCAGGCCACGGAGGACGCCAAACTGAGACTGGAGGTGAACATGCAGGCCATGAAGGCCCAGTACGAGAGAGACCTGCAGGGCCGCGACGAGATGGGCgaggagaagaggaagcagCTCATCAAACAG GTGCGGGAGATGGAAATGGAGCTGGAGGATGAGAGGAAGCAGCGCTCCATCGCCGTGGCAGCTCGTAAGAAGATGGAGCTCGACCTGAAGGAGCTGGAGGCCGCCATCGACATGGCCAACAAGAACCGCGACGAGGCCCTGAAACAGCTGAAGAAActccag gCCCAGATGAAGGACgtcctgagagagctggaggacaCTCGTATGTCCCGGGAGGAGATCCTGGCCCAGTCCAAGGAGAACGAGAAGAAGCTCAAGAGCATGGAAGCCGACATGATCCAACTCCAGGAG gagcTGGCTGCAGCAGAACGTGCAAAGAGACAAGCCCAGCAGGAGAGAGACGAGCTACAGGATGAGCTTAACAACCAGGCGGGCAAGAG CTCTCTGAACTCTGAGGAACGAAGGCGTCTGGAGGCCCGTATCGcacagctggaggaggagttGGAGGAGGAGCAGTGTAACACAGAGCTGGTGAACGACAGACTGAAGAGAGCTCTGCTCCAG ACGGACCAGATCAATGTGGAGCTGACGGCCGAGCGCAGTACCTCCCAGCGCCTGGAGGGGGCGCGCTCACAGTTGGAGCGCCAGAACAAGGAGCTGAAGCTCAAGCTGACCGAGCTGGAGGGAACCGTCAAGAGCAAGTACAAGGCCACTATCGGCGCCCTGGAGGCCAAGATCGCTCAGCTAGAGGAGCAGCTTGACATTGAGACGAG ggAGAGGGCACAGGCCTCTAAACTGGTTCGTCGCACTGAGAAGAGACTGAAGGAGGTCATTCTGCAAGCAGAGGATGAGCGGCGCAACGCTGAGCAGCAGAAAGACCAG gctGACAAGCTGAACAGCCGTATGAAACAGCTGAAGAGGCagttggaggaggcagaggaggaggcgcaGAGGGCTAATGCTAACCGCCGAAAACtgcagagagagctggaggacgCCACGGAGTCGGCTGACGCCATGAACAGAGAAGTCAGCTCTCTCAAGAGCAAACTCAG GCGCGGTGACCTTCCTTACACCATGAGACGCATTGTCTCCCGGACTGGAGGAATCGAGAGTGACGAAGAGAGCGAGCCCAAGAGTGAAACTCCCGAACCCAAACctgagtga